The window CCCCGCGGGCCTTGTCCGCTGCGATCTGCTGTCGCAAGGGCGCGCAGTCTCTGCGGCTTCGGCTGCCGCTTGGTCCTTGCGTCGTGCTTCGACGGGGCTGGTGGCGATGAGCCGGGCGAGCTCCTGGTCGGTCCGGTCGCGTCGCCGTACGGACGACGGTCCCCAGCCGGAGCTCCTGCCGGCTCCCGCTCCTCCTCTGTTGGTGCGAGCTGCTGCCTCTGCTCGTCGGTAAGCCGGTACTCGCTCGGCTGCCGCTCATCGTGAGCGGTCGAGGTCGGCGCTCGCGGGGCGAGCTTCGCACAGGGTCGCGACTGCACCAGGAAGTGCACGAAGGCGTCCACGGCGCACTCCGGATGCTCCTTTTCCGTGCGGGCGTCACCGAGCCGTGCCCGGGTGTCCTCGCTCTCGATGACCGCGAGCGGCAGCCACAGGTGGTTGGCCTTCCTGCCCCGGGTGAGGCCCGGGTACGTGGCGAACGCTTTGGCGCCTTGCCCGTAGAGCAGGCTTCTGTCGCAGGTCATCCCCTCCGAGGCGGCGATCGTCATTGCGTAGCCCAGAGACACGGCGCCGGAGGCGACTTGGTCGGGTAAGCCACGCGGACACGGAGGCGTCGTCCTCACCGCGCGGGCGCGTGCGCCACGTGATCTCGATCCGTCCATCCTCGGAGATCTCGCTGACGACCGCGCGGCACCCGTTCCGCAGGTCCGGGCCGTCGCCGCGTCGCCTCCTGTGGTCCTCGACGCGCAACCGCCCCGCGTACCCGGTAGCCAGGGTGACCCGGACCCCGCCGGGTAGGTGTAGGTGTGTTCGTCGCCGAGTTCGCCGGCGACGCGACGGACGTGCCTCCTTCGCCGGACTGGCCCGGGCGGTGGCGATGTCACCGAGCGCCGTCACCGAGCGGGTGCGCCGGCTGGAGGAGGCCGGGGTGATCAGCGGGTACTCCGCCGTGGTGGACCCGGAGCGCCTGGGGATGCCGATCCTCGCCCTGGTGCGCCTGCGCTACCCGAACGGCAACTACAAATCTTTCCACGACCTGACGGACACGACCCCGGAGATCGTGGAGGCGCACCATGTGACGGGCGACGACTGCTTCATCCTCAAGGTGACCGCCAGGTCCGTGCGCCACCTGTCGGAGGTCACGGGCCGGATCGGCACGCTCGGTTCCGTGACGACGAGCATCGTGTACTCCTCGCCGCTGCCCCGGCGGGCCGTCAGCCGCTGAGCGGCCCGCCCGCCCGGTGGCGCACCGCCGACCCGTGACG is drawn from Streptomyces sp. NBC_00178 and contains these coding sequences:
- a CDS encoding Lrp/AsnC family transcriptional regulator produces the protein MTRTPPGRCRCVRRRVRRRRDGRASFAGLARAVAMSPSAVTERVRRLEEAGVISGYSAVVDPERLGMPILALVRLRYPNGNYKSFHDLTDTTPEIVEAHHVTGDDCFILKVTARSVRHLSEVTGRIGTLGSVTTSIVYSSPLPRRAVSR